In the genome of Taurinivorans muris, one region contains:
- a CDS encoding single-stranded DNA-binding protein, translated as MLNKAMIIGRLGREPELKYTQSGMPVTTLNIATDESYLDRDGNRVEKTEWHRVSVFQRAAENCAQYLSKGSLVYVEGRIQTRKWQDQQGQDRYSTDIVANTVRFLDKKGDRNSDDFAPQPAPKPKHNQEPMEDYGSPFPSEASDMDDTPF; from the coding sequence ATGTTAAATAAAGCTATGATTATCGGACGGTTAGGACGTGAACCGGAACTCAAATACACCCAAAGCGGCATGCCTGTCACAACGCTCAACATCGCCACTGACGAAAGCTATCTTGACCGTGACGGAAACAGGGTTGAAAAAACGGAATGGCACAGAGTGAGCGTTTTTCAGCGTGCAGCGGAAAACTGCGCCCAATATCTGAGCAAAGGAAGTCTTGTTTACGTGGAAGGACGCATTCAAACCAGAAAATGGCAGGACCAGCAGGGGCAAGACCGTTATTCAACCGACATTGTGGCGAATACCGTACGTTTCCTTGACAAGAAAGGTGACAGGAATTCTGACGATTTCGCTCCTCAGCCGGCTCCAAAACCGAAACACAATCAAGAACCGATGGAAGACTACGGCTCACCGTTTCCAAGTGAAGCGAGCGATATGGACGACACCCCGTTTTAA
- the cysS gene encoding cysteine--tRNA ligase, which produces MHIYNTMTKKKEKFVPQVAGRVGMYACGITAYDLCHIGHARSAVVFDVIARYLEFKGNQVTFVRNFTDVDDKIINRANQENVSSKEISERYIAAFHEDMDKLNVRRADMEPKATDYIGEMIELCEKLISKGHAYATPSGDVYFRVRSFKEYGKLSGRDVNDMRSGARIQPGEEKEDPLDFALWKAAKPNEPYWECPWGKGRPGWHIECSAMSEKNLKLPLDIHGGGQDLIFPHHENEIAQSEAALGGEFARFWVHNGFVQIDSEKMSKSLGNFKTIRDILEARHPEALRFFLLSKHYRSPLDFSFATMDDAEKGLVRVYECLAEVRSALQKDFNKKMAMPEEILKEFQELKQAFLDAMDDDFNTAAALGHVFGIVRLVNRVLEDKTLRGKDGTKAFLEQVSAEVNIWSQILGVFALEPADILLELRNLNAKRMNIDVQNVEDLLAQRLEAKKNKDFAKADSIRDTLTAMHVEVRDTQNGQVWAINYTG; this is translated from the coding sequence ATGCATATATATAACACGATGACCAAGAAAAAAGAAAAATTCGTTCCGCAAGTCGCAGGCAGGGTGGGAATGTACGCCTGCGGAATAACAGCCTATGATTTATGCCATATCGGGCATGCGCGTTCCGCCGTTGTTTTTGACGTTATCGCCCGTTATTTGGAATTTAAGGGAAATCAAGTGACATTTGTGCGGAATTTTACCGATGTTGACGACAAGATCATCAATCGCGCCAATCAGGAAAACGTGAGTTCAAAGGAAATTTCCGAACGTTATATTGCGGCATTTCATGAAGATATGGACAAGCTCAATGTCCGCCGTGCCGATATGGAGCCTAAGGCTACCGACTATATCGGAGAAATGATTGAACTTTGCGAAAAGCTTATTTCCAAAGGTCATGCGTACGCAACTCCTTCCGGCGATGTTTATTTCAGAGTCCGTTCTTTTAAAGAGTACGGCAAGCTTTCCGGACGTGATGTGAATGACATGCGTTCGGGGGCACGGATACAACCGGGAGAAGAAAAGGAAGATCCCCTTGATTTCGCTTTATGGAAAGCGGCGAAACCCAACGAACCGTATTGGGAATGTCCTTGGGGAAAAGGGCGTCCGGGCTGGCATATCGAATGTTCAGCCATGAGTGAAAAGAATTTGAAGCTGCCTCTTGATATTCATGGCGGGGGACAGGATTTGATTTTTCCTCACCATGAGAACGAAATAGCCCAAAGCGAAGCCGCTCTTGGCGGAGAATTTGCAAGATTTTGGGTGCATAACGGCTTTGTGCAGATTGATTCGGAAAAAATGTCAAAGTCATTGGGAAATTTCAAGACGATACGGGACATTTTGGAAGCGAGACATCCCGAAGCATTGCGGTTTTTCCTTTTGAGCAAACATTACAGAAGCCCCCTTGATTTTAGTTTCGCAACCATGGACGATGCGGAAAAAGGGCTTGTGCGCGTTTATGAGTGTTTAGCGGAAGTCCGTTCCGCATTGCAAAAGGATTTCAATAAGAAAATGGCTATGCCTGAAGAAATTTTAAAAGAATTTCAGGAATTGAAACAAGCTTTTCTGGACGCTATGGACGATGATTTCAATACCGCCGCCGCGCTCGGGCATGTTTTTGGCATTGTCCGTCTTGTGAACAGGGTTCTTGAAGACAAGACGCTCCGAGGCAAGGACGGAACAAAAGCGTTTTTGGAACAGGTCAGCGCGGAAGTGAATATCTGGTCGCAAATTCTGGGAGTTTTCGCTCTGGAACCGGCAGACATTTTGCTTGAATTGAGAAATTTAAATGCGAAGCGTATGAATATCGATGTTCAAAACGTGGAAGATTTATTGGCGCAAAGGCTTGAAGCGAAGAAGAATAAGGATTTTGCAAAAGCCGACAGCATCCGTGATACGCTTACTGCCATGCATGTTGAAGTCCGTGACACGCAAAACGGGCAGGTATGGGCGATCAATTATACCGGTTAG
- a CDS encoding M48 family metallopeptidase, which produces MIKKILAACIAACIAVISPLHVSKAGLFKEFSIRDEKELAKEFEILVKSRLPIIEDPEIKSYVRSVVDRIIAKVPPQPFDFETNVIYSPVLNAFATPGGYVCVYSGLLVNIEDEDSLAGILSHEVAHVTQRHIASRIDRGTYLSIGTLVAMVGAVLAGGGDASGALLAGSMATSQAAMLSYGRQDESDADKFGLQYMMRAGYDPRGMAKAFQVLQNKSLGASSDFPTYLSTHPNINARIAAVNSFVRGLKKTNKKIDNSRFLRAKALTVAYYADLRFAENYFSAKKSAYDYMGLGIVAHKRNQIRQAEEFLQKAVQAAPSDSLMNRELGRFYFDVGKFAQAKKYLEKALSVNPKDYMAVFFYARLLDSENHVLEAQKEYEKVLRYAPEDGEVLNFYGRVLGRQGKEFEGYLQLALAEIYRNDEARANSWLKRAGELAQTDTQKASLKNVQSIMAERKKYWK; this is translated from the coding sequence ATGATAAAAAAAATTTTGGCGGCTTGTATCGCGGCATGTATTGCTGTCATAAGTCCTCTTCATGTTTCAAAGGCTGGATTGTTTAAAGAATTTAGCATACGTGATGAAAAAGAACTTGCCAAAGAATTTGAAATTCTTGTGAAATCCCGTTTGCCGATCATTGAAGACCCTGAAATAAAATCATATGTGCGTTCCGTCGTGGACCGTATCATTGCGAAAGTGCCTCCGCAGCCGTTTGATTTTGAAACAAACGTTATTTACAGTCCCGTGCTTAATGCGTTCGCCACTCCCGGAGGCTATGTCTGCGTTTATTCCGGACTGCTGGTCAATATTGAAGACGAGGACTCTTTGGCAGGTATTTTGTCCCATGAAGTTGCGCACGTGACCCAAAGGCATATTGCTTCGCGTATTGACAGAGGAACATATCTGAGTATCGGAACCTTGGTTGCTATGGTGGGAGCTGTTTTAGCCGGCGGGGGGGATGCCTCCGGGGCTTTGCTTGCCGGTTCAATGGCGACTTCGCAGGCGGCGATGCTCAGCTATGGACGGCAGGATGAAAGTGATGCGGACAAGTTCGGTTTGCAATATATGATGAGGGCGGGATACGACCCGCGGGGAATGGCGAAAGCCTTTCAGGTCCTGCAAAATAAAAGTTTAGGCGCGAGTTCCGATTTTCCGACGTATTTATCCACACACCCCAATATCAATGCCCGTATTGCAGCGGTAAATTCCTTTGTCCGCGGCTTAAAAAAAACGAATAAAAAGATTGACAACAGCAGGTTTTTGCGGGCGAAAGCATTGACCGTCGCCTATTATGCGGATCTTCGTTTTGCGGAAAATTATTTTTCAGCGAAAAAAAGCGCTTATGATTATATGGGCTTGGGAATAGTCGCCCATAAACGCAATCAAATCAGACAGGCGGAAGAATTTTTGCAAAAAGCCGTGCAAGCCGCTCCTTCCGATTCCCTTATGAACAGGGAACTGGGACGTTTTTATTTTGATGTGGGAAAGTTTGCGCAGGCAAAGAAATATTTGGAAAAAGCCCTTTCCGTAAATCCTAAGGATTATATGGCGGTATTTTTTTACGCCCGTTTGCTGGACAGCGAAAATCATGTTCTTGAAGCCCAAAAAGAGTATGAGAAAGTTTTGCGGTACGCTCCTGAAGACGGTGAGGTTTTAAATTTTTACGGACGTGTTTTAGGGCGTCAAGGCAAGGAATTTGAAGGCTATTTGCAGTTGGCGCTGGCTGAAATTTACAGAAATGACGAAGCAAGGGCAAATTCTTGGCTCAAAAGAGCAGGGGAACTCGCTCAAACGGATACGCAAAAAGCAAGTTTGAAAAACGTTCAGTCCATTATGGCGGAACGGAAAAAATATTGGAAATAA
- the hslV gene encoding ATP-dependent protease subunit HslV, with protein sequence MEIRGTTILAVRKDDKVVIAGDGQVTMGQSMVMKHTAKKVRRLYKGKVIGGFAGATADAFTLFERFEAKLEESGGNLARAAVELAKDWRNDKYLRKLEAMLLVADLEHILILTGTGDVIEPDSGVAAIGSGGSFALSAAKALLKHSNLDAEEIARESMEIAGDICVFTNHNLTVEILKKE encoded by the coding sequence ATGGAAATACGCGGCACTACGATACTTGCGGTCAGAAAAGACGATAAAGTCGTCATAGCCGGAGACGGACAGGTTACCATGGGGCAATCCATGGTGATGAAACATACGGCGAAAAAAGTCCGCCGCCTTTATAAGGGAAAAGTTATCGGAGGTTTTGCAGGGGCGACTGCCGATGCCTTCACCCTTTTTGAACGTTTTGAAGCGAAACTTGAGGAAAGCGGCGGAAATTTGGCCAGAGCCGCTGTCGAGCTTGCGAAAGATTGGCGGAATGATAAATACTTACGCAAATTGGAAGCCATGCTTCTTGTTGCTGATTTGGAACATATTTTGATTTTAACGGGAACCGGCGATGTCATAGAACCGGATTCAGGGGTTGCAGCTATCGGATCAGGCGGAAGTTTCGCCCTTTCCGCCGCAAAAGCGCTTTTAAAACACAGCAATTTGGATGCGGAAGAAATCGCAAGGGAATCAATGGAAATCGCCGGTGACATCTGTGTCTTCACAAACCATAATTTAACCGTGGAAATATTGAAAAAAGAATAG
- a CDS encoding CorA family divalent cation transporter, whose product MDKKVVFIHNNICKETGQEVVLEELFVEQSQNLYWVNYEISTDDEWEKLLAALPLSEFEQRFFTDKKAFPRVEVVQATGLYLRIPTSNRWEETTYFIHLVLLGNIVLTITKSEGETLDKAYQQLQAGVKLEGKEGIFLLMYLLEGIEEHLINNYLEARSIINSFIKSLESIPDDQDNDNVVKIKGRLMNITGQCEEFLFACTLLRTVISVSFFPAHTKKLLNDILDTLAHVEQSMHKLDKHLEDQLHRIDSHFRELSDKRLRILTVLSSIFLPLTFISSLYGMNFEHMPEYGYEYAYPICLGIMLFIGLGMIVYYAVKGWFH is encoded by the coding sequence ATGGATAAAAAAGTCGTTTTCATCCATAACAATATTTGCAAAGAAACAGGACAGGAAGTTGTTTTGGAAGAACTTTTTGTTGAGCAATCGCAAAATTTGTATTGGGTGAATTATGAAATTTCAACTGATGACGAATGGGAAAAATTGTTGGCTGCACTCCCTCTTTCTGAATTTGAACAACGTTTTTTTACCGATAAAAAAGCGTTTCCGAGGGTTGAAGTTGTGCAGGCGACAGGCTTGTATCTGCGTATTCCGACTTCTAACCGCTGGGAGGAAACAACCTATTTTATCCATTTGGTTTTATTAGGAAATATTGTTCTTACAATAACAAAGAGCGAAGGTGAAACGCTGGATAAAGCCTATCAGCAGCTGCAGGCGGGCGTGAAGCTCGAAGGTAAGGAAGGCATTTTTTTATTGATGTATCTTCTTGAGGGCATAGAAGAACACCTTATTAATAATTATCTTGAAGCAAGAAGCATTATCAACAGTTTTATCAAGTCCTTGGAAAGCATTCCCGATGATCAGGACAATGATAACGTTGTTAAGATAAAGGGTCGTTTAATGAATATCACCGGGCAGTGCGAAGAGTTTTTATTTGCCTGCACCTTGCTGAGAACCGTTATTTCCGTATCGTTCTTTCCTGCGCATACTAAAAAATTGCTTAATGATATTTTAGATACGCTCGCCCATGTCGAGCAAAGCATGCATAAGTTGGATAAGCATCTGGAAGATCAGCTTCATAGGATAGATTCCCATTTTCGAGAATTGTCCGATAAACGCCTGCGTATTTTAACGGTTTTGTCTTCGATTTTTTTGCCGCTGACATTCATTTCCAGTCTATACGGCATGAATTTCGAGCATATGCCGGAATACGGTTATGAATACGCTTATCCTATCTGTTTGGGTATCATGCTTTTCATCGGTCTTGGCATGATTGTCTATTATGCGGTAAAAGGGTGGTTTCATTAA
- a CDS encoding FAD-binding oxidoreductase, with product MISKALIAEFEALLGKENVLSEEIDRHSYSFDAAVLESCVPALVLFPTKTEQLGVIVKKCYDEGLHITVRGSGSNLSGGTIPDDKDSVVIATGKLNKILEINEEDLYAVVEPGVVTEQFANQVRTKGLFYPPDPGSQSISTIGGNIAENAGGLRGLKYGVTKDYVMGLEFYDFEGQLVKTGSRTVKCVTGYNLAGMMIGSEGTLGLISKAILKLVPPPKASKAMMAIFDDVQKASEAVAGIIAAHVVPCTLEFLDHATINYVEEDKKIGLPKDADALLLIEVDGHPGQVADETEIVERVLKACGATAIHIAQNEEEKNKIWLGRRNALPALARLRPTTVLEDATVPRSKIPAMVKALNEIAKKYNVQMGTFGHAGDGNLHPTILCDRRDHEEFVRVEAAVDEIFNVALELGGTLSGEHGIGTAKAKWLEKETSRGTIMFSRRLRRAIDPKGLFNTQKLVGV from the coding sequence ATGATTTCAAAAGCGTTAATTGCGGAGTTTGAAGCTCTTTTGGGAAAGGAAAATGTTTTATCAGAAGAAATAGACAGGCATAGCTATTCTTTTGATGCGGCTGTGCTTGAGTCTTGCGTGCCGGCTTTGGTTTTGTTTCCGACTAAAACAGAACAGCTTGGAGTTATTGTTAAAAAATGTTATGATGAAGGATTGCACATCACTGTCCGCGGTTCAGGTTCCAATCTTTCCGGCGGAACCATTCCCGACGATAAGGACAGCGTTGTTATCGCGACCGGAAAACTTAATAAAATTTTGGAAATCAATGAAGAAGATTTGTATGCGGTTGTCGAACCCGGAGTTGTTACGGAGCAATTTGCAAATCAGGTTCGGACAAAAGGGCTTTTTTATCCTCCTGATCCGGGTTCGCAAAGCATTTCGACCATCGGCGGCAATATTGCCGAAAACGCAGGCGGTTTGCGCGGTTTGAAATATGGCGTAACCAAAGATTATGTCATGGGCTTGGAATTTTATGATTTCGAGGGGCAGCTGGTAAAAACCGGTTCCCGCACGGTAAAATGCGTTACCGGATATAATCTTGCGGGTATGATGATCGGTTCCGAGGGAACGCTCGGTCTTATCAGCAAAGCTATTTTAAAACTTGTTCCGCCTCCTAAGGCGTCAAAAGCCATGATGGCTATTTTTGACGATGTGCAAAAAGCGTCGGAAGCGGTTGCGGGTATCATCGCCGCCCACGTTGTGCCCTGTACTTTGGAATTTTTGGACCATGCGACCATAAATTATGTTGAAGAAGATAAGAAAATCGGTTTGCCGAAAGATGCCGATGCGCTTTTGCTTATCGAAGTGGACGGGCACCCGGGACAAGTTGCCGATGAAACGGAAATTGTCGAGAGAGTTTTAAAGGCATGCGGCGCGACAGCCATTCATATCGCCCAAAACGAAGAAGAAAAGAATAAGATTTGGCTTGGCAGAAGAAATGCCCTTCCGGCTCTCGCCCGTCTTCGTCCTACCACTGTTTTGGAAGACGCAACCGTTCCCCGTTCAAAAATTCCCGCCATGGTGAAAGCTTTGAATGAAATCGCTAAAAAATACAATGTGCAGATGGGAACATTCGGGCATGCCGGCGACGGCAACTTGCACCCGACCATTTTGTGCGATAGGCGTGACCATGAAGAATTTGTGCGAGTGGAAGCTGCTGTCGATGAAATTTTCAATGTCGCTTTGGAACTTGGCGGAACGCTTTCCGGCGAGCATGGCATCGGCACCGCAAAGGCGAAATGGCTTGAAAAAGAAACTTCCCGCGGCACTATCATGTTCTCACGCAGGCTGAGAAGAGCTATCGACCCTAAAGGACTTTTTAATACACAAAAATTAGTGGGCGTTTAA
- a CDS encoding (Fe-S)-binding protein, which translates to MRCGNCQAVCPVFSQTCREADVARGKIVLLQNLAYELIKDPKAVEERLTRCLLCGACEHNCSTGVKTLEIFVEGRIALTQYLKLSPIKKFIFQSLLTHPKLFKNAIRTGSLFQGLILRRQKNKQNTATAPLLKPFLGARHIPTLPKKQLSEKYGVLVGDKSKKYNVIFYPGCMSDKVYTQIGDAVLSLLFHYDVGVIMPDDFSCCGLPALASGDKNGFDALVKNNIGVFERIGLDHGVDYVVSACPSCTETLHKWWLQLSGNYSLKERDVLQKISAKAIDMHDFLYNVLKIDTSKTTPKENAAVITYHESCHLKKSLGISKEVRELLKLNENYVLKEMAEADKCCGCGGSFTLTQPELSLKIGTRKWKNIVDSGAEEVVTACPACMMQIADMLGRNQTDIKVRHSLEILAETLTAGK; encoded by the coding sequence ATGCGATGTGGAAATTGTCAAGCAGTTTGTCCCGTTTTTTCACAGACTTGCAGGGAAGCTGACGTTGCAAGAGGCAAAATCGTTCTTTTGCAGAATTTGGCTTACGAACTTATCAAAGACCCTAAAGCTGTCGAAGAGCGTTTGACTCGTTGCCTGTTGTGCGGTGCGTGTGAACATAATTGTTCTACCGGTGTAAAAACGCTGGAAATTTTCGTTGAAGGAAGAATTGCGTTAACGCAGTATTTAAAACTTTCTCCTATCAAGAAATTTATTTTTCAATCATTGCTTACCCACCCGAAACTTTTTAAAAATGCTATCCGCACGGGCTCCCTTTTCCAAGGGCTTATTTTGCGCAGACAAAAAAACAAGCAGAATACCGCAACAGCCCCTTTGCTCAAACCGTTTCTTGGCGCACGCCATATTCCCACTTTGCCTAAAAAGCAGCTGAGTGAAAAATACGGAGTTCTTGTCGGGGACAAGTCCAAGAAATACAATGTCATTTTTTATCCCGGCTGTATGAGTGACAAGGTATATACGCAAATCGGCGATGCCGTGCTGTCCTTATTGTTTCATTACGATGTCGGGGTAATCATGCCTGATGATTTTTCCTGCTGCGGGCTTCCCGCCTTGGCTTCCGGTGATAAGAACGGTTTTGACGCCTTGGTTAAAAACAATATCGGAGTTTTTGAACGCATAGGGCTTGATCACGGGGTTGATTATGTTGTCAGCGCCTGCCCTTCCTGCACGGAAACGCTGCATAAATGGTGGCTGCAACTATCTGGAAATTATAGTCTGAAAGAAAGGGACGTTTTGCAAAAAATCAGCGCAAAGGCTATTGATATGCATGATTTTCTGTACAATGTTTTAAAAATTGACACAAGCAAGACCACACCGAAAGAAAATGCGGCTGTGATTACTTATCATGAATCTTGCCACTTGAAGAAATCCTTGGGAATTTCCAAAGAAGTGCGTGAACTTTTGAAACTGAATGAAAATTATGTGTTAAAAGAAATGGCGGAAGCTGACAAATGCTGCGGCTGCGGGGGAAGCTTCACCTTGACCCAACCGGAACTTTCTTTGAAAATCGGCACGCGAAAATGGAAAAATATTGTGGACAGCGGCGCGGAAGAAGTTGTTACGGCTTGTCCCGCCTGCATGATGCAAATCGCCGATATGCTGGGAAGAAACCAAACAGACATAAAGGTAAGGCACAGCCTTGAAATTTTAGCGGAAACGCTGACGGCTGGAAAATAA
- the amrS gene encoding AmmeMemoRadiSam system radical SAM enzyme, translated as MWEKFDTYCVCKLCSHFCRLSEDEPAGRCNVRFYKDGEVFSLVGKRLAAVNIDPIEKKPLYHFKPKAKALSVGTVGCNFQCAWCQNHSLVTAVQFVNFPDHDFQTMNACFGQAYEPEELIRIACEHNVETLAYTYNEPTIFFEQALSLAEYAVKENKANIFVSNGYFSKQAFQVLKQCIHAFNIDIKAFSEKTYQDFCGARLRPVLDSCVRVKEAGLHLEVTTLLIPELNDSTEELTQLAQFIAEELGKDTVWHISAFHPSHNMRNKAATPVHTLDKAYEIGKEAGLHHIYYGNVPKENNTVCPKCQTTLIERKGYSVKILDDFRGKCPRCNFEISGIWRYYE; from the coding sequence ATGTGGGAAAAGTTTGATACGTATTGCGTGTGTAAGCTTTGCTCACATTTTTGCCGTTTATCGGAAGATGAGCCTGCCGGCAGGTGCAATGTCCGCTTCTACAAGGACGGCGAAGTTTTTTCCCTTGTGGGTAAGCGGTTAGCCGCTGTCAATATCGATCCCATAGAGAAAAAGCCCCTTTATCATTTTAAGCCCAAAGCAAAAGCTCTTTCGGTGGGAACTGTCGGCTGTAATTTTCAATGCGCTTGGTGTCAAAACCATTCTTTGGTGACAGCTGTTCAATTTGTAAATTTTCCCGATCATGATTTTCAGACAATGAACGCTTGTTTCGGGCAAGCCTATGAACCTGAAGAACTTATCCGTATTGCTTGTGAGCATAATGTTGAAACGCTTGCCTATACCTATAATGAGCCGACAATCTTTTTTGAACAGGCACTTTCTCTTGCCGAATATGCGGTAAAAGAAAACAAGGCAAATATTTTTGTTTCCAACGGATATTTTTCAAAACAGGCGTTTCAGGTATTAAAACAGTGTATTCATGCTTTTAATATCGATATTAAAGCATTTTCCGAAAAAACATATCAAGATTTTTGCGGAGCAAGGCTCCGTCCTGTTCTTGATTCCTGCGTGAGAGTGAAAGAAGCCGGTCTGCACCTTGAGGTGACGACGCTTCTTATTCCTGAATTGAACGACAGTACGGAAGAATTGACGCAGCTTGCTCAATTTATTGCGGAAGAATTGGGAAAAGACACGGTATGGCATATCAGCGCGTTTCATCCGAGCCATAATATGCGGAATAAAGCGGCAACTCCGGTTCATACTCTCGATAAAGCCTATGAAATAGGAAAAGAAGCGGGGCTTCACCATATTTATTATGGAAATGTGCCAAAAGAAAATAACACTGTTTGTCCGAAATGCCAAACAACCCTTATTGAACGAAAGGGATATTCAGTGAAAATTTTAGATGATTTTAGGGGAAAATGTCCCCGCTGTAATTTTGAAATAAGCGGAATATGGCGGTACTATGAGTAA
- a CDS encoding Smr/MutS family protein, whose product MSKNDEKSNNPFAKLAAMQFPDKNAPEKARRVSVPAEKHKPSDVSFDDDERLFLASIGEVSALGFDKKVYAGFSENSCTMAELLEKTNMRKKERVSARQPEKQEGTKKKIVVDTKHEENQEDTDDFYKAMQDVKSLDGKGRAVVPCTKELNVSPPPATNPLQDFMDGKLEFALNATEDYVEGHILGMDLMTVGKLQSRQYSPEAHIDLHGLNIEQAYYNLVAFFRNSYQRGLRTVLVVTGKGKNSVNGMPILRNKVQEWFTKDPFRRVVIAFCTAKQEDGGTGALYVLIRKQKKTNGKVCWDLTPTDSVFFL is encoded by the coding sequence ATGAGTAAAAATGACGAAAAATCCAATAATCCTTTTGCAAAACTTGCGGCTATGCAGTTTCCTGATAAAAACGCACCTGAAAAAGCAAGGCGCGTATCTGTTCCGGCGGAAAAGCATAAACCGTCCGATGTTTCTTTTGATGACGATGAGCGTTTGTTCTTAGCCAGTATCGGGGAAGTGAGTGCGCTTGGTTTTGATAAGAAAGTGTATGCCGGTTTTTCCGAAAATTCTTGCACCATGGCGGAACTTTTAGAGAAAACAAACATGCGGAAAAAAGAACGTGTTTCCGCCCGTCAGCCTGAAAAACAGGAAGGGACCAAAAAGAAAATCGTTGTTGATACAAAACATGAGGAAAATCAAGAAGATACTGACGATTTTTATAAGGCGATGCAGGATGTGAAAAGCTTGGACGGAAAAGGCAGGGCTGTTGTTCCCTGCACGAAAGAGCTGAATGTGAGCCCGCCTCCGGCAACAAATCCCTTGCAGGATTTTATGGACGGTAAATTGGAATTTGCCCTTAACGCTACGGAAGATTATGTTGAGGGGCATATTTTGGGCATGGATTTAATGACTGTGGGAAAATTGCAAAGCCGCCAATACAGCCCCGAAGCCCATATTGATTTGCACGGGCTCAATATCGAGCAGGCTTACTATAATTTGGTCGCATTTTTCAGAAATTCGTACCAAAGAGGTTTGCGTACGGTTTTAGTGGTTACGGGCAAGGGAAAAAATTCTGTGAACGGTATGCCCATACTGCGCAATAAGGTGCAGGAATGGTTTACAAAAGACCCATTCAGACGTGTGGTTATCGCTTTTTGCACAGCCAAGCAGGAAGACGGAGGCACCGGAGCCTTATATGTTCTTATCCGTAAGCAAAAGAAAACGAACGGTAAAGTGTGCTGGGATTTAACACCCACGGACAGCGTTTTCTTTTTATAA
- the glpX gene encoding class II fructose-bisphosphatase produces MQAPEKNLAFDLVRVTESAALSAARWLGLGNKEGGDGAAVDAMRLSFNSLDINGTVIIGEGEKDNAPMLYNGEKIGTGDGASLDIAVDPVEGTNLLATGRPNSISVIGACAAGTMYNPGPSYYMQKIAVGPEARNVIDIDAPVKDNLRNVAKARGKDIHDLVVFILDKPRHQRLIQEIREAGARIQLHTDGDVAGALMVADPRGGIDIMMGTGGTPEGVIAACALKGVGGQLLGRLDPQSLVEKEAIEKAGVDMREILSIESLIKADDAFFAATGISGGSFLNGVEFVGGGAVTHSLVIRAKTGTIRYIESHHNWNRLMKFSAVDYS; encoded by the coding sequence ATGCAAGCTCCTGAAAAAAATTTAGCTTTTGATCTTGTGCGTGTTACTGAATCTGCAGCTTTATCCGCGGCGCGTTGGCTCGGCTTGGGAAATAAAGAAGGCGGTGACGGTGCAGCGGTTGATGCTATGCGTCTTTCCTTTAATTCGCTTGATATCAATGGTACCGTTATTATTGGTGAAGGTGAAAAAGATAATGCTCCAATGCTCTATAACGGGGAAAAAATCGGTACCGGTGACGGTGCGAGTTTGGATATCGCCGTCGACCCGGTCGAAGGCACGAACCTTTTGGCGACAGGACGTCCCAATTCTATTTCCGTAATCGGCGCTTGTGCCGCCGGTACCATGTATAATCCTGGTCCGAGTTATTATATGCAAAAAATCGCTGTTGGTCCTGAAGCGAGAAATGTTATTGATATTGATGCTCCGGTGAAAGACAATCTGCGCAATGTCGCCAAAGCGCGCGGTAAAGATATCCACGACCTTGTCGTTTTTATTCTCGATAAACCCCGTCATCAACGCCTTATTCAAGAAATCCGCGAAGCAGGCGCAAGAATACAGCTGCATACGGACGGTGACGTCGCAGGCGCTCTCATGGTTGCCGACCCGCGCGGCGGTATCGATATCATGATGGGAACAGGCGGAACGCCGGAAGGCGTCATTGCTGCCTGCGCATTAAAAGGTGTCGGCGGACAGCTTTTAGGGCGTCTTGATCCGCAGTCTTTGGTGGAAAAAGAAGCTATCGAGAAAGCCGGTGTCGATATGCGGGAAATTCTGTCCATTGAATCGCTTATCAAAGCTGACGACGCATTTTTTGCGGCAACGGGCATTTCCGGCGGTTCATTCCTGAACGGTGTTGAATTTGTCGGCGGCGGCGCTGTCACCCATTCGCTTGTTATCCGTGCTAAAACCGGCACTATCCGTTATATTGAATCCCATCACAATTGGAATAGGCTGATGAAATTCAGTGCTGTTGATTATTCATAG